One genomic region from Jiangella sp. DSM 45060 encodes:
- a CDS encoding GH25 family lysozyme: MRRRIIVTVSVVVAAALCLGAVLWFGIVPHWRPALEHGERYGIDVSAHQDEIDWDAVARDGIQFAYIKASEGQGWVDEWFDENWAGAARAGLDRGAYHFFTLCAPGAAQAENFLSVAPPDDDALPPVIDLELTGNCSDRPPADQVAAEVDAFVQLVERAWGRDLLFYVRPDWDDVYPVRDGLDRRLWDYRFFRRPTDDRWHVWQVNTFARVDGIDGPVDLDIMRDTE; encoded by the coding sequence ATGCGCCGTCGCATCATCGTCACCGTCTCGGTGGTGGTGGCCGCGGCGCTGTGCCTGGGCGCGGTGCTCTGGTTCGGCATCGTTCCGCACTGGCGGCCGGCGCTGGAGCACGGCGAGCGCTACGGCATCGACGTCTCCGCCCACCAGGACGAGATCGACTGGGACGCCGTGGCCCGCGACGGCATCCAGTTCGCCTACATCAAGGCCAGCGAGGGCCAGGGCTGGGTCGACGAGTGGTTCGACGAGAACTGGGCCGGCGCCGCACGGGCCGGACTCGACCGCGGCGCGTACCACTTCTTCACGCTCTGCGCGCCGGGCGCCGCGCAAGCCGAGAACTTCCTCTCCGTCGCCCCGCCCGACGACGACGCGCTGCCGCCGGTCATCGACCTCGAGCTGACCGGCAACTGCAGCGACCGGCCGCCGGCCGACCAGGTCGCCGCCGAGGTCGACGCGTTCGTGCAACTGGTCGAACGTGCCTGGGGCCGCGACCTGCTGTTCTACGTCCGCCCCGACTGGGACGACGTCTACCCGGTCCGCGACGGCCTGGACCGCCGGCTCTGGGACTACCGCTTCTTCCGCCGCCCCACCGACGACCGCTGGCACGTCTGGCAAGTCAACACGTTCGCCCGGGTCGACGGCATCGACGGCCCGGTCGACCTCGACATCATGCGCGACACCGAGTAG
- a CDS encoding asparagine synthase-related protein yields MDAGSAQSTPRYFRLSSFEIATSWVHGSLPAPPPPETAATPREALDDALRPALLRAPCFVSFSGGRDSSAILAAATALARREGHADPVPVTEVYPDVPDADEADWQRLVVEHLGLTEWVRLPIRTESDLLGDGARASLLRRGVLWPPPFHVKDRLFETVAGGSVLTGEGGDEVIGPRRVTPVTLLVRKRRRPRPELLAATAAALAPGPVRAFRVRRQMSGDAQQPWLRPAVARRHRRLLAADEGSEPLAWDRSLWWVRHRRAVDAVIANYAALGAEFDVAVGHPLLDTGFLAALTRFGGRWGFAGRTALMRILFADVLPDEILRRSSKASFDRAYMGEPTRAFARDWDGSGVDAELVDPEALRAGWLSDRPSTLSGTLLQQAWLAAQPSPPRGAE; encoded by the coding sequence ATGGACGCCGGTTCGGCACAATCCACGCCGCGCTATTTCCGTCTTTCCTCGTTCGAGATCGCCACGTCCTGGGTGCACGGCTCGTTGCCCGCGCCGCCGCCTCCGGAGACGGCCGCGACCCCGCGCGAGGCGCTGGACGACGCCCTGCGCCCGGCGTTGCTGCGTGCGCCGTGCTTCGTCTCGTTCTCCGGCGGGCGTGACTCGTCGGCCATCCTGGCGGCCGCGACGGCGCTGGCCCGGCGCGAAGGGCACGCCGACCCCGTCCCCGTCACCGAGGTCTACCCGGACGTCCCCGACGCCGACGAGGCGGACTGGCAGCGGCTGGTCGTCGAGCACCTCGGCCTGACCGAGTGGGTGCGGCTGCCGATCCGGACCGAGAGCGACCTGCTGGGCGACGGCGCCCGGGCCAGTCTCCTGCGCCGCGGCGTGCTGTGGCCGCCGCCGTTCCACGTCAAGGACCGGCTGTTCGAGACCGTCGCGGGCGGGTCGGTCCTCACCGGTGAGGGCGGCGACGAGGTCATCGGGCCGCGCCGCGTGACCCCGGTGACGCTGCTGGTGCGCAAGCGCCGCCGGCCCCGTCCGGAGCTGCTGGCGGCGACCGCCGCCGCGCTGGCGCCGGGCCCGGTGCGCGCGTTCCGGGTGCGCCGCCAGATGAGCGGCGACGCGCAGCAGCCGTGGCTGCGTCCGGCGGTCGCTCGCCGGCACCGCCGGCTGCTCGCGGCCGACGAGGGTTCCGAGCCGCTGGCGTGGGACCGGTCGCTGTGGTGGGTGCGGCACCGCCGCGCCGTCGACGCCGTCATCGCCAACTACGCCGCGCTGGGCGCCGAGTTCGACGTCGCCGTCGGGCACCCGCTGCTCGACACCGGCTTCCTCGCCGCTCTCACGCGCTTCGGCGGCCGGTGGGGGTTCGCCGGGCGGACCGCGCTGATGCGCATCCTCTTCGCCGACGTGCTGCCCGACGAGATCCTGCGCCGGTCCAGCAAGGCCAGCTTCGACCGCGCCTACATGGGCGAGCCCACGCGCGCGTTCGCCCGCGACTGGGACGGCTCGGGCGTGGACGCCGAACTCGTCGATCCCGAGGCGCTGCGGGCCGGTTGGCTGTCCGACCGGCCGTCGACCCTGTCCGGCACGCTGCTGCAGCAGGCCTGGCTGGCCGCGCAGCCCAGCCCTCCACGAGGTGCCGAATGA
- a CDS encoding lasso peptide biosynthesis B2 protein, translated as MRNPLTLVRAVPPREWPSVWAATVIAATVEVGLRVARLPRLAAWLGAPLGLEQESPLMPAGGATARLSATERRRLRATWRVLRHWPFGDTCLRRALVGGHVLRRRKPVLRVGVAKVEGRIQAHAWLEIDGVSLDPVGAATYRTFEALGGTR; from the coding sequence ATGAGGAATCCCCTGACGTTGGTGCGGGCCGTACCGCCGCGCGAGTGGCCGTCCGTCTGGGCGGCCACCGTCATCGCCGCGACGGTCGAGGTCGGCCTGCGGGTCGCGCGGCTGCCGCGCCTGGCCGCCTGGCTGGGCGCTCCGCTGGGGTTGGAGCAGGAGTCGCCGCTGATGCCGGCCGGCGGTGCGACGGCGCGGCTGTCCGCGACCGAGCGGCGGCGGCTGCGCGCCACCTGGCGCGTGCTGCGGCACTGGCCGTTCGGCGACACCTGTCTGCGCCGCGCGCTGGTCGGCGGGCACGTGCTGCGCCGCCGGAAGCCGGTGCTGCGGGTCGGCGTCGCCAAGGTCGAGGGGCGGATCCAGGCGCACGCGTGGCTGGAGATCGACGGCGTGAGCCTGGACCCGGTCGGCGCCGCCACGTACCGGACGTTCGAGGCGTTGGGCGGGACGCGATGA
- a CDS encoding lasso RiPP family leader peptide-containing protein, whose amino-acid sequence MAYQPPVLEEVGSVRELTLAQGGQGSSDQFLWFKWGNDKPPGGGGLS is encoded by the coding sequence ATGGCATACCAGCCACCCGTGTTGGAAGAGGTCGGATCCGTGCGTGAGTTGACGCTCGCGCAGGGCGGCCAGGGCTCGTCGGACCAGTTCCTCTGGTTCAAGTGGGGGAACGACAAGCCGCCGGGCGGTGGCGGCCTCTCCTGA